GCGCCATTCTTCAACCCCCAGATTAATGTAATCGGCATATCTTTCTGTAAAGATGGCACTCTGCTTTTCGACAAGTTTTGAACGGCTTGCACTGTCAGGAAGAACCGGATGCTTTACAACATTCTGAGAGATTGCCTCAACCAGGGGATAGTCAGATATAGTCTGAACAAATATTGCTCCATTGTTATGCTTTGGTGTTGCTGTCACATCTACCTGCAATGAAAGGAATTTATCTTTCTGAAGCAGTTTATTGTGGATATCCTGAATAGATTTAAACCAGGCTAGCTTCGGGTTATGTATATGGTGCGCCTCATCGTTTAGGATAACAAGTTCATCAATGTCTCGGACAATTTCACCAAGATCGACCTTTGAATCATTTGTTTTTCCAACTGGCCGTTTGCCCAAGAAATAATCCATGGTGTTTTCATCTGTGAAGCTGGCCTCTAAGGTATCTGAAGAATAAACCCTGTGTATATTTGTCAGAAAAATATTACCGGTCTTTCTTCCTATCCTAACCTCATCCTGGATATGCAGGGTAAGTTGAAAATCATCCTGCCAGTTCTGCCCATCATAGCCATTTTCAGGAAGTACAGGGTCTTGAAAAAATATCCGCAGGCCGTCAAAGTCATTTCGAATACGGTCAAGAACAATAATATTTGGGGCAATAACCAGAAAGTTTCTGGCAAGATCAGAGTCTTCCTCATATGTTTTATGGAAAAAGGACCAGGCAAGTAAAAGACTCATTACCTTTGTCTTGCCGCTTCCTGTTGCCATCTTCACAACCAGTCTGCGCCAGTTTTCATCAAACATTCCGGCAGAAACCGCCTGAGATGAATCATATCGTAAAAGGTCATATTTATCCCTGAACTTTACAACATCATAAAGATAGACGATGGTTTCAACAGCTTCCCTCTGAGCATAATAATATCTGAAGGGGGTTACAGAACCATCTGACTGTGAGATAAGGTGCTCAGTTTTGAACCACCAGTTTAATAATGAGATGCTTGTGTTTGTGGCTCCTTCATAACCCTTTTTTCGCCATTCATGTATTTCCTCACGGAGGAGGTGCACGAGGGGAGGAAGCAGTTTTTCATAGCTTGATTCACGTAGCACCTCGTCAGCCGGAAACCAGCGGATATCAGGGTTTAGGATCTCATAGGGTGAAGATGGAAAATCAGGATGTATTGCCATTACTTTTTACCTCCCACTGTTACTTCCACAATCTTCATCGTGTCATTTCCAAAGATATCAACTACCTTTACTGCTATTTTATAACGTCCAGGGGCACATTCATGAAACACACTTTTCAATTCAAGGGTGCGGTCTTTTTTGGTTCGGAAAGATTGCCATTCGTTTTCAAAGATAAAATCCCCTGTCCAGCGCTCTTCTGCTTTAACTGTTTCCTCATCAGTAACCCGGATGAGCTCTCTTTTGCTTTCAAAGTCAAAATCGACTGACCAGTAATCTATCCAGTCAGTCCATTTTTTTGTGAGGACCTCCTTTGTAACAACCCCATTCTTGTCTTTTATAACCTTTACTATCTTGCCATTATCAACTGTGATCTTGTTCTTTCCTTCTTTTAAGCCTTCGGCCACGCTGTCTATGGTTTCCTGGGTATAGTAGACAGAGAAATCAATGAGTTCAACAGCAACACTTTTCCCCTGTACATGGGGTTTAACCTCTATATAGCTTACATCATGAAACACCACCTGATTCTTTTCAACTGCCCTGCGGTCAAAGACCTCACGGGGTATGTATTTTGGTGCGATATCTATGCCCTTGTTTCTTGCTTCATCAAGGATATTCGGGAAAAGCCCCATCTCAAATTCAAAGGCAAGTATATCCACACGGGTGACATTGTTTTTACGACACTCAAGTATGATCTCTTCCACAAAAAGGCGTGTTACCGGGAGGTTGATAGGCCCCACAGCAACTAAGCGTCCGGCCTTTTTACCCTGAAATGCAGGGAATCCTTCAACAGATTGGGCTTTGTATGCATGAAGAATAAGTTCTGTAAATTTTCGCTCTTTCTCTTCAATCTGCCGCTGCTTTTCCTCTTCCCTCAAATTCTCATTGATCCCGATATAATGCTGGCGTTCATATTTGCCAAGATTCAGCACCTCGAAAGCCCTAAAATCTTTCCCCTCTCCCTTGAGTTGTCTCTGGACTTGAATAATTCTCTTTCTAGTTGTGTGAATGGCGAATTTGCCCAGGTCGGACACTATCCATTTGCGGTTGAGCTTTTCAGCAACGGCTGCTGTAGTTCCAGAACCACAAAAGAAATCTGCGACAATAGCGTTTTCATTGGAACTGGCTTTTATTATGCGTTCGAGTAAAGCCTCAGGTTTTTGAGTTGGGTAATCGTTTCTTTCATTAGCGACTTGATTTACGATATCAATTCTCCAATAATCTGGCGGAGCAAATCCTTTACCCAAATAATCTCTTACTACTAATTCTGGATTGGAAATTTCCCATTTTGGCTCAACATCTTTTGCTGATTTTATTGGACTTCCTGTTATTCCACGGCCACACAATCTATAATAACCATTTTCATCATGCAATTTATATTTTTTGATAGTATTTTCTGAATACTGTTCAAGAACACCCTCTGCATCCCAATTAAAAATATGTTTGTCAGGAATTTTTGAAAATACAATAATGTCATCATGCTTGCGATTCCAGTATCTTTTAGAAAATTGCCGTGTTTGATAACACCAAACAATTTGATTTAAAAAATTCTCCCGACCAAATATTTCTTGCATAACCAACCGTAATACTGAGTTTAATCTCCAATCTACATGCACATAAATACTCCCATCCTCAGCCAATAGATCCCGCATGAGAACCAGCCGTTCATAAATCATGGATATAAATGAATCTGCCCCCTTACCCCAGGTATCCCTATATGCTATTTCTTCCAGTATCCCCGGCTCCTTATGAAGGGTCTCGTCTCCTATCTCGATATCCATGGAAAAATCAGCGCCCACATCAAAGGGAGGGTCAATGTATATGAGCTTTATGCCGCCATTTCTCTCTATCTCATCACGAAGCGGACCATTCTTAAGGGATGAGAGGATCAGCTTGTTATCGCCCCAGATAAGCTTGTTTGTCCATCCGGCCTTCTGGCGGCCACGTGAATCGAATATACTAAGCTGGCGTGCAGTGTCTTCAGGCTTTTCAGCCCGTGGTTCATCAACCTGCTCAATCACCTGAAATGGGAGAACAATATTACAGACCTCATTGGTCTTGCCGTTCCATACAAGTTCCACCTCTCGCTTGTCATCAAACAATAAAAAGCGGTATTTGTCCGGCAAAGGCTTACCAGCTTCTACATATTTAATTATATCCCTTTTCTCGTTATCGGTGAGATTCATCTGTTATTTCCTCCTCTTACAGGTGCCCTGTCATTCTCATGCTGCGGCACATAATGCCAGAAATTTACAGGATTTTTAGGATCATACGTATATAAACACTGTTTCCTATCGAGAGAAACACCAATTTTTTCTGCTTTACATTTATTATTAAACAGATCAAGAAGTTTAAACCTATAACTTTCTCGATTACTAAGCGAGATATTTTCTTCTGCAAATAGTGAGAGATTTGGATTTTGTTTCCGTTTCCATTTTACATATTTTGTATATGAGTCTTTTGAAAAAACTGCCATCCCTGAGAAAAGATCAGCTACCTGTATCAATGGTTGGGCTTTTGAACATCCTTCTTCAAAGGATAAAACTGTGAAGTGAGGATCGGTAAAAAAACATCCAAACAATGTATTATGAAAATCCTGTTGTCGACCTTTTGCAGATAAGCAATCATGAACAGTATTCCAATTAATTCCAGAACGCTGATCTGGTTGGATAACCCATTTTGCAGCTTTTGGCCTTTTTTTCATTGAACAGTTCAACAGGTGATAGAACATTCTTTCATAATTTGCCATATCATCACGGCCTTGTATTTTATGCCTTGCATCATGGGTATCCCAGATAATGGTGTCAATTCTTATTTTATACTTGTACAGATTGTTAAAAAGGAAATTTATGATTTTTTCAGCGCAAAAATTATATTTTGCATCTTTTACCTTTTTCCATTTAAATTCCGCTATCTCAGAATCTTTTAATATCTCTTTTATCTCCTCAGTTGCTTCTTCACATTTTGATTTATGAAGGGAAAAAGCTGAAAGGCTCTGAAAACGTGATGCAGTAATCTGACTTTCATCTGTAAACACGACATATTCCATAATATTTACCTGAAATTAACAATACCATATACCCATTTCACAAAGGACAGGACGTTCTATCCAATAATCTATTTAACTATTTGGAAAAAGAGGCCTAAATATGTTGTTAGTTTGAATAAATAACAAAAGTCCCAGCTTAAAACAAGAAAAGCTTTACAATATGAACGTGAGAATATTAGAGATAATTTTAGGATATTATAGAGTGTTTATTACAAGTTTCCGGTTGCTTATGCTGTAAATTTTCTACAGTCGTTTCATATCAACGCTTACATCATTCCAAATATTCAATAAATCCTTTTTTGTAGGAGGGCAGTTTGCAATAAATGGACTATTAAAGATTAATGGTTAAAATGCCGATATGATGGTATTATTATTTTAATTAGTTTTGCAGCAACTTAATTGTAGTAAAAATATTTTAAAAAAGTTAAAAAATGCTTGCTGCTCAATAAATATTTTGTTAAAAAGTGTAAAAAAGTGGGATACAA
The nucleotide sequence above comes from Desulfatiglans sp.. Encoded proteins:
- a CDS encoding DUF3800 domain-containing protein, translated to MFTDESQITASRFQSLSAFSLHKSKCEEATEEIKEILKDSEIAEFKWKKVKDAKYNFCAEKIINFLFNNLYKYKIRIDTIIWDTHDARHKIQGRDDMANYERMFYHLLNCSMKKRPKAAKWVIQPDQRSGINWNTVHDCLSAKGRQQDFHNTLFGCFFTDPHFTVLSFEEGCSKAQPLIQVADLFSGMAVFSKDSYTKYVKWKRKQNPNLSLFAEENISLSNRESYRFKLLDLFNNKCKAEKIGVSLDRKQCLYTYDPKNPVNFWHYVPQHENDRAPVRGGNNR
- a CDS encoding site-specific DNA-methyltransferase, whose protein sequence is MNLTDNEKRDIIKYVEAGKPLPDKYRFLLFDDKREVELVWNGKTNEVCNIVLPFQVIEQVDEPRAEKPEDTARQLSIFDSRGRQKAGWTNKLIWGDNKLILSSLKNGPLRDEIERNGGIKLIYIDPPFDVGADFSMDIEIGDETLHKEPGILEEIAYRDTWGKGADSFISMIYERLVLMRDLLAEDGSIYVHVDWRLNSVLRLVMQEIFGRENFLNQIVWCYQTRQFSKRYWNRKHDDIIVFSKIPDKHIFNWDAEGVLEQYSENTIKKYKLHDENGYYRLCGRGITGSPIKSAKDVEPKWEISNPELVVRDYLGKGFAPPDYWRIDIVNQVANERNDYPTQKPEALLERIIKASSNENAIVADFFCGSGTTAAVAEKLNRKWIVSDLGKFAIHTTRKRIIQVQRQLKGEGKDFRAFEVLNLGKYERQHYIGINENLREEEKQRQIEEKERKFTELILHAYKAQSVEGFPAFQGKKAGRLVAVGPINLPVTRLFVEEIILECRKNNVTRVDILAFEFEMGLFPNILDEARNKGIDIAPKYIPREVFDRRAVEKNQVVFHDVSYIEVKPHVQGKSVAVELIDFSVYYTQETIDSVAEGLKEGKNKITVDNGKIVKVIKDKNGVVTKEVLTKKWTDWIDYWSVDFDFESKRELIRVTDEETVKAEERWTGDFIFENEWQSFRTKKDRTLELKSVFHECAPGRYKIAVKVVDIFGNDTMKIVEVTVGGKK